Genomic window (Juglans microcarpa x Juglans regia isolate MS1-56 chromosome 2S, Jm3101_v1.0, whole genome shotgun sequence):
CTATAAAACATTTGGACAATATGAAATAAGAACAAACTTGAACATGATAGATTTATCAATAGAAGTTGGAGTGATAAAAAATCCTGACGATAATTAgtcttgaaaatataaaattctcagtTTCCTAAAATGTGGCTCTTGCGtaataaaatgataaacttGGTGCAGTGGAATGACGTTTGAACTGGCCCAAAGTCCTTTCTGACGTGGGCTTAAAGGCCCATTCTCCATGGTCTTCAATGCTATTGAGTTCGATAGAAGTGGGGGCCGGATGGCATGGGCAGAGCTTGACTAGAACAACAGTCCAATACCGTAGAGGCTAGACACGAGCAAGAACTCTATCTGTACGTAGTTCACTTAGGAAAGAATGGCCATGCAGGACTGACTGTCTGAGTCATTGCATGTGGGTCTTTTCCTAGAACAAGTTCGAAGTAGGAATGGTCTTTATAAGGTGCATAAAGATAGAGCTAGGGCAGAACTTGAAAGAGAAACGCAAGGAAAAGAAGTACTCATGATCTTTAACGACCATTACTCATATTCATCCATGACCTCCTCCTTGGATGCAGGGATAAGATTATGGAGCCCTTCATGTGGCCAATAAAGAATAATGACATGATCATGACCTCCATCGCAAGCAATGGCGGAAGGGCTGAATGCATgcaggtacgtacgtacgtagctagTGATAGAAGCAAGAGcttgtttgaaaacaaataacatcaaAGTCATTTTAAATCACTTTCATGTTCAGTTTTGGTTGGCCTCCACTTGGGAATTAGATCTAATTGGAATTCGAGACTTTCCTgatagaaatttaaataaaatgggAAATTAAGACAGAGAATAGAAAATAAGGAAGAGAGGCTTTGAAAGCATCATTTTTACTACTTTAATTGTTATTGAATGCAAACATATATagatctttatttatttataaagaaattatattgaaataagataagtaaatatcttaattattataaaaactaaatcaatgtaatatcaaattaaaatgatttgatattcaagataatatcaaatcatttTCAACATTTCCCACCTTCCACCCTTAATTAAGTTACGAATCACTGTTCAAGGAAGTAGAGTACGGCCTTCTTCGCAACGGGCGGATTCCTGCCGGGAGTTCGAGCTGAGTTGAACTCATATTATCTGAAATAGTTTCACGTGATaagttagatctattttaaTTTGACGCACATATCACATGAAgccatatttatttatgagtttatatttatgaaatatttttgtagcCAAAACAAATATCTCACTACATAACTACAAATTACTTCTGATTGGTTTGGTTGAaggaatatatattaaaaccCAATCCATATTGGCTGTGGAAAATTAGAGCTGGAAGTGACTCAGCTTATAACTTTAACCCAAATATTCATTAATCTATGCAGCTTGCCGGAGATTCAAGCGTTCTTATCCCAATTACCGCCGCTTGTAATCAATCCAACCATGGAATTGACTGAAAATGATTTAAGGGGAAGTTTGAAAAGTGagttaaatgagataagatgagattaaaattgaataaaatattgttataatataattttttattttgatatttaaaaaagttaaattatttattatattttattcaaaatttcaaaaaaattataataattatatgagataagatgaattgagattaactTATTAAATACAATAACTCCTATACCATCAAAGTCGACGAATTATTAGTGTAAATGGCTCTTTTATAGTTGGTGGAGCACTCTGGAAGAATGGACTGGCCACCGGAAATATCTTCCTCTTTCAGGAGAACAACGGAATCTAATAGCATCTTTAGGGGTCATTAACCTATACATAGGGTTCAAAGGCTGATGACCTTAGAAAAATTACCTGCAAAAATAGAACATTTTCCACGTGCACCGGAGTGGAGTCGACGAGACATCAGAGAATGACAGCTTTACTAGGAAAAATTTGGAAACCCATTATTTAATTGGTGCTCTTATGTTTGGGTGTTCAGCTCTCCTCAGCGTATCTCAAACTACTAATAggcaaaatttattatttttttaacttcctataaaaaaattaaaacatatctcaatttatttcaatcattcaaacacatatataaACACATATCAATTCATAGATCAATCATTCAAACCCATAACTCATTagtattcataaatttattcaatCATCTATGAGATCTATAGATATCCTTTAAACACAATATAGATAATTGAAAGGAATCCGAGACCCACCAAACGAAGTCAAGATCTTTCAGAAAATTAATCCCTTATTAGATGAGTGGATAACCACATAAATATGaaatcattttaacatccaaacacatcagTGTTAAAGTTAGAGGATGACGATAATAGGCAGTCACGTTTATGACAAATGAGAGAGACGacgataataataaaatcaataaaaaacgAGAGAAACCTGGGATCCAGAGCAGGTTACTGGGTAGCAGCAGCCCCGAAGCTAATCTAAAGTCTCGCAATTCACAGTTCGCCGAGCAAACATAGTTTACATGTATtcaaggaaaaaacaaaataggaaCTAGTAGACAATTAGCAATTATCCAATAAATTTACAGGGTAAACGACCAAAAATAAATCACCATACCCCTCTATACAGATTTTTTTTGGTGATCACCTAAAAATCGAGACACACCCCATACAAGCCCATCTTCTATATTACAAAACAACCATGCTCTCCCACATATTCAAACCTTTTCTCAACAACACAAGGCTTGCTGTCTCCAATGTCCTTACTTACAGAGAACTATCAATGAGATAATCACCAACAAAACATATGATGATATATACACTACTAACAGAAGATCTTAATGCTCtccaaaaatatgcaaaattccCTCTTCTTGTTAAGTCTGCTGTGTTTTTAATGCATTTGGCTTCCTTCTATGTACACTTCGTGTAATGGAGTTCTACGCAACAGCAGGGATGCTGGAATTCTGGCGATCCCTGTTGAGGCAATCAAAACCTTCTACTCTAACTGTGGCGGGTTTGAGGCCATACTTCATTCTAACACAACCTCCTTTGcgtgaagatgatgatggagATGATACACCTGACGGAGATGGTATTGACAGTGGTGAAATAGGAGTGAGCTTTTCATCTCCAAATCGAGCATCTTGGACTAATGGGTTGTCAGATCTGCTTGGAGGAGACCCATAAAAATACGGTGGTGATGAGGAGAACGGGGTTGGAGATTGTTCCGCCCCACGAGCCTCCTGTAAGGGGGGAAAAAGATATCAGCCACAATCCAAAGAGAGGTTAAGAGCAAAACCCCcagcatgaaaaaattaaccCAAACAgttcaaacaataaataagATCATTCTTTTAGAACATTtctcagaagaaaaagaaattcaacacATAAAACTTACAGAATCCATCAAGAATACTGATCccttaaaaaaataagcaaTTCATTTTTTGCAAGGTATCttggaaaacaaattaaaaatgtttcGACCCATCAGTCATGCATCCATCCGCTTAAATCCAGATCATTAATCATTcgccagaaaaaaaaaaaggacccaGCATACTTTATTTGGTTGTCCATAGTCCACGCACAAAGATCTTTCCCTTTTTTATATCTCTAACGGTTATGCAGCTATAAGTTcaacaaaaacacaaatcaaACAATGAAAGAAGTCTACAATTTTACCTTCATGAGAATAATATCAAGAAGCTCCGCTCCGGCCTTTGTATCACAAACCTCTGCTTGATGACTGTTACCCAGATTCCAAACCCACAAAGTTACAATCTTCCAACGTTTATAATAATCAACTACAATAAAACCcaagatgataaatataatataaaataccTCATGTGCCACCTCAAGGGCCTTAAAGGATTGTGGGCCAAAACCCCAACGCGCCTAGGCTTTGGGCAAACAATCGGTCCCTTCAGATCATTGATTGAAACGGAGCTCCTCATCTCTTCGCTGCCGACTGCAAAGGCGTTCTGCTGAAGGTTAAAGTGATTCATCTTTGAAGCAGATCCGAATTTCACAGCAAAACGCCTGTGTagcaaatataatacaaaatatcaGCCAATTATTCGCATAAGATTGTAAATTTCAGTCCAAGGAAAATTTTCTGTTCATTCCGATCTAAGTCCaagaataaaaatctcattttttggaGTTATCTGAGCTCTATTTCCagttttttctctattttctcagCAAACAAACAGAAATCTAGAAGATTTGCATGCTCTGATAACAGATCTAAGATTGAGACCTTGAAATACAAATGAGCTTTCATCTGATTCATGCAAAAACCAAAAAGCAACCCAAATCTAAAAGCGTTTCTCCACGTGCTCGAGCAGAATAAACCGAGTTTTGAATGGAAATTTTGGCCAAGAAGAACAGCTTAAACGAATAAACTAAATTTGACAACagcccaaaaaatatataaatattcaaaaataaacataaaacagCTAATACTCCATCAGATCCGGTATCAAAACAGAGGCTAGGGCTTAAGAATAGATGCCTGAAAATagtaaagaaatgaaaagctccAGATCTGTGGAGAATATCAACTGTACCATTTGGAAAATCAATTAATGTTCTAGGAGCATACATAaacatatagagagagagagagagagagggagagagagggagggagggataCCTATGGGGAATCCTCAGAGAGATGAAGGCAGTAAGATCGGCGCCACGAGGGAGAAAGGTCCTAATAGAGCTGGGATTTATTTATAGAGGCTGATAAATGCGGTAGCCAAACGAGCTgacaaaaacaattttaaatattagaattaaaaaactataaaatttcaaaacaacaatatatatcttaaaaacaaaaaaaaaaaacaaaaattgaaattctttaaaaaataatttataaaataaggggaaaaaaaaacatgggtAGGAGGGAAGTTCCATAAAAGTGACAAAAACACCACTCAGAAAATAGTTGTAATAGAAGGGTTTCAttcccaaataaaataatgagatttataCTGCAAAGAAACCATATATATCATTAAAGTCttgtttttgaaatttaaataaaatattattaaaatataattttttaatataattttattttaaaaattttaattatttattataatttgtgcgagagtttaaaaaaattgtaatgattatataaaattaaggaTGACAATATGTAACACGACCTGTTAACCTAATACGAACACAACATGATAAAAACGGGTTAAGGTTTAAATTTAACGGGTTCggatcaaaacggattgacccgttaagacataattgcttaacgggttgataatgGATTAACTtgttttgacccgttaagaaagttaaagttacaattatacctttatacttaaaaataaaattattgagattttaatttagatatttttattgtttggattgtaattttgaacttaaatttaaattttatatatattttttttacagatattgtgattttaacatttatatagaattatgctaaacttaactaggtcaaacgggttaattttGAGTCTATTCAACTCctttacataaacgggtcaaaacgttAGATACGACATGACCCGTTATATTAATGGAtcgtgttagaatttaaaattttgacacgataagcttaacagGTCAGGTTTGGATTGatctatatagtataatatatatgttttgacacgacacgaatatGATCCGTTAACATGAAATGACactatataagatgagataggatatattttttttttggtgtcgcataatttttatcataaaataatatttttaacagattatattatttgataattaaccataataaaaagatataatatgtataaatgaaaaattgtattttttttttggtaagacATGAGAATAAGAGACAAAGTAATTGAGTTTGACCAAAAACGTGTGAAGAAATGAAAGCCCAGCCCAAGGAGTCAGCTGGATGAAGCTGGTTTCCATAAATATCCGATCCGAGCTCTCTGTCCGTCACTTTGACTTTGACTTTTACAcagtttattattaaataaataaaagtaggATACAGATACACTATCATCAATTTGGAAATGATTCTACCGAAGGACTTATTTTCCACGCGAGCCATTTACGGACCTAACAAAAGCAGGCCCTACCACGTACCCATGTTTCAGAGATCATATGTCTTGTCGTACACTGACTTCCAGTGAGATCATGACACCTGCCGCCGCTTAAGCAGTAATAACATGTTTTAGAACcagatatttacatataaaataacgttatttttaaaatattgttcacttgaaatataaatatataaaaaatgttttagctTATCATTATCCTCCAAAAAATGTTAACACGTGCATCACGCTCATGGCCATCCATAggtattatttttatacaattttggGGCATTTTCACTcctttatgaattttttaaataataattaaatttcttaaCCAATATATAGATTTACATGccttaaataatatataaatttaaataatatagaaaaaaataaataaattgatgtacgatctattataaaaatcatcatataaaatagaaaaaatgtattttagtAGTATGTATTTTGAAGGATGGATATAGAAATAATTAGGAATGCTCTAGCAGTCTAAGCCCATCACAGttctaaataaatttacatCCTTAACTTCTAGTAAATGATAATCTTAGGTACGACGCTTTGGAAAATATGgatgtatttaaatttaagaaacgcatattaaaaaaattgacggATAGAAATTGACCAATTCCAATCAATGGAGAACAAGCAAACACTTGAGTAGGAAGCAAATGAAACACATTTCCTCGTATTTTGTAAGTCATGTGGACGATTGTAGATTTTAGACAATTTAATGCTCGAGTAATTTTATGTAGTTGGttaatttacataaataaaataattatttttttcagcaGTCCTATATCACAAACTTGTCGagtagaagaaatgaataactcttttatttatttttttctttaagtagTTGTATGTTGTTATGATAGGccatataataagaataatggTAGGCGGTGTATGAGATTTTACGTTGATTGTGAATGAAAAATTCTTActtttataaggttctaatgaaactccaattatatcattggcTAACCCTTTTAGAATATAAACCGTATAATTTACACCTTCTATTATGATATTACAGGTGTAGAGTTGCTAAGCAGGATTTTCTACACAAAAAGAGCTAACAGGATGAAATGTGTCAATCCATGGAGGTGGAGTAGAATAGATATAGACATGCAAAAATATAAGCAACGAAACATTGATCGCACGCAGCCAAAAGAAGCTTGAAAGCGACCAAATAAGCATCCAATGCAATTCTCACGCATTAACCACGTGGACTACGTCCTCCTCACCACCTCCACTAGCTAGTATCATCTCTGCAcgttagaagaaaataaaattgcaacaTCCATCAGTTTTAGGGGTGAGCATCGGGCGGTCTggactataagtttataactatatatatatttactatttagtatcaatgtattaatatattctttaatgtattactaatactattaagtattaagagttatagtataaattataatatatgtataaataaatacttTATGCTTATTTATTATAGTATGTTAAGTATGTATTTTTCTCAATTATGGATGTAATATGTATGGATAATTAtgtatggataattaaattatttatgcttattacttcatatacaaaatgttaaAAGTTGTATATGGTCCAAATCCAATGGCTCATTATGCATTAACATACTTTAAGTtagtaataaagtaataatCAACATcgtcaatataattataactaaattAAATCACTATGAGTCTATAAGTCTACtgtctatatatagtattaaattactAATATCACTATGAGTCTATGAGACtatgaccatatattattatatagtattaatatcactattaaattattaatatagtatatagtaataatagtattagtaataatttatatcaatatattattatataatatatagtattaatatcactatataattataatatatatacacacacactataagtctatatgtagtagtaacagtaacactatagtctataatagtataatatataatattagtatatattaatagatCATAAGAGTTATAGGATTATAGCATAATGtatgtataatagtatagtattaatattattgtaagttataactatatatacctAATAGACTTATCGGctaatacaatgatttattaatcatattacaaatttattgttttattttatcattgtatttttcaagatcaattttttttaagtgtttttagctaaaaatgtacaaaatttgaaatgggttgaaaataattgaaatttggcaacaaaaaaaaaaaaaaaaccagatttAAATGTGCTGAATAGTCCATTTGAGACATGTCCAGACTGAATGGATTGACCCTAGATCGGATTGGTCCTATATATACTCGGTCCTGTCCAGAGTGGAAAATCTTTGAACCAAATAGGTCTGGTCCTGTCTACAAAACTACTTAAGATCGGACTGAACCGGCCCGATATCGTCCCTAATCAATTCAACCTCACACGAAAGATTTGACCaaataaaaattgcaaaattacttatttaacgggtttgaattatatattaaactgaGTGTCCAAGAAATTTGATCTTTCAATTCCGGTTTTAAACATTAGACTAGAAAACATAGCATTGGCCGAATGGTGTTAAGGGGAAAGTAAagtatgttttaatatttggcAGGTGTAAATTAACATGGCgttataaattgacgtggtcACTGTTGTTACTAAAACATCGTtcggatgttgagatgaaataaaaaatttataaatagtaatgagataatttgaattaagatatttgagaagattttgtaaaagttggTGAGTCTCATTGTGAAATATGCTTGGATGCAAAAGTTAGAcaatgtgattttaattttttatgaaaatctgaaaaaacgGTGAGTTCCTCGAGCTCTATGTCTCTGTGTGTGTTGGTGTATGGTTACTTTGatgaatattgttaaaataataaaagattgaGTGAGATGTAATGAGATAGactcaaatttatatttaaatatcaaaacagatttaaatatcaaaacatgtcTGTCCATACCAAATACACTCATATGGTTTGTGTTTCAAGGTTCAAAATTAATGCAATTTAGttaaattagataattaaattgcatcaatttatatgtttatttttataaaatttatttacagtcaaatcattttttttaccGGTATTCACTAGACATGTAAGAATcacatcttttttaaaaagtataatttaaaaaattactgtATCCCTCGatta
Coding sequences:
- the LOC121252327 gene encoding uncharacterized protein LOC121252327, with translation MNHFNLQQNAFAVGSEEMRSSVSINDLKGPIVCPKPRRVGVLAHNPLRPLRWHMSHQAEVCDTKAGAELLDIILMKEARGAEQSPTPFSSSPPYFYGSPPSRSDNPLVQDARFGDEKLTPISPLSIPSPSGVSSPSSSSRKGGCVRMKYGLKPATVRVEGFDCLNRDRQNSSIPAVA